The Danio aesculapii chromosome 8, fDanAes4.1, whole genome shotgun sequence genome window below encodes:
- the nkx2.7 gene encoding NK2 transcription factor related 7: protein MLPSPVTSTPFSVKDILKLEQQQALNPGVFMGVEQDSVPLQSLQLQCMQNTLSRSLDLLYSPEKGIAGEQVKCDDFDIVRSSCGSPTEEEMDANEETSMCPYADSSYSGKNSETHREKPKQRLRRKPRVLFSQTQVFELERRFKQQRYLSAPERDHLALALKLTSTQVKIWFQNRRYKCKRQRQDKSLELAGPRRVAVPVLVRDGKPCHGAPYNVTVSYPYNNYYNSYGNNPYHCNFTSVPSFANTSQIPNHFVDMNLATGSVDGIRTW, encoded by the exons ATGCTTCCGAGTCCTGTGACCTCCACTCCGTTTTCGGTAAAGGACATCCTGAAACTGGAGCAGCAGCAAGCGCTGAACCCTGGGGTATTCATGGGTGTTGAGCAGGACTCTGTGCCGCTGCAGTCGCTTCAGCTTCAGTGTATGCAGAACACCCTGAGCCGGAGTCTAGATCTCCTTTACAGCCCGGAGAAAGGGATCGCCGGAGAACAGGTGAAATGCGACGACTTTGACATCGTCAGAAGCTCATGCGGATCTCCAACGGAGGAGGAGATGGATGCAAACGAAGAAACAA GCATGTGTCCATATGCCGACTCCAGCTACAGCGGTAAAAACAGCGAGACACACCGGGAGAAACCGAAGCAGAGGCTGCGCAGGAAACCGCGGGTGCTTTTCTCCCAAACACAAGTGTTTGAGCTGGAAAGACGCTTTAAGCAGCAGAGATACCTTTCGGCCCCGGAGCGAGACCACCTGGCTCTTGCACTGAAGCTTACATCCACACAAGTCAAAATATGGTTCCAGAACCGGAGGTATAAGTGTAAGAGACAGCGGCAGGATAAATCCCTGGAGCTGGCCGGCCCGCGGAGGGTGGCGGTGCCCGTGCTAGTGCGGGATGGCAAACCCTGTCACGGAGCACCGTACAATGTCACTGTATCATATCCCTACAATAACTATTACAACAGCTATGGAAATAACCCATATCACTGTAACTTCACTTCTGTGCCATCATTTGCCAACACAAGTCAAATACCAAATCACTTTGTGGACATGAATCTGGCGACGGGATCCGTTGATGGGATCAGAACTTGGTGA